Proteins from a single region of Streptomyces spectabilis:
- a CDS encoding rhodanese-like domain-containing protein, protein MNIIPGVPTAPAIAAEPLTPVGIDEFLERVRRGLDRVTPRQAYEIDRSGGLLVDIRYAALRERDGLIPGALVVERNELEWRLDPHGSHRAPQAVSHDLEIVIVCNEGYASSLAAHSLRQLGLRHATDLVGGFQAWKADGLPVAE, encoded by the coding sequence TTGAACATCATCCCGGGTGTGCCGACGGCCCCGGCGATCGCAGCGGAGCCGCTCACACCCGTGGGCATAGACGAATTCCTGGAACGGGTACGGCGCGGCCTCGACCGGGTCACGCCCCGGCAGGCGTACGAGATCGACCGGTCCGGAGGCCTGCTCGTCGACATCCGCTACGCGGCGCTGCGCGAGCGCGACGGCCTGATCCCGGGGGCGCTGGTCGTCGAGCGCAACGAACTGGAGTGGCGCCTCGACCCCCACGGCAGCCACCGTGCCCCGCAGGCCGTCAGCCACGACCTGGAGATCGTCATCGTCTGCAACGAAGGCTACGCGTCGAGCCTCGCGGCCCACTCCCTGCGCCAGCTCGGGCTGCGGCACGCGACCGACCTCGTCGGCGGCTTCCAGGCCTGGAAGGCGGATGGGCTCCCCGTCGCCGAGTGA
- a CDS encoding cysteine dioxygenase yields MSASVSSPAPVPSPSGSRVAPPTSADLLHFVRRTAADADLVASLPLDPEGRTWVRLDGPGGSEAWLIGWPPGTGTGWHDHAESVGAFTTASGALKEHSLAARLPTDGWKTLELTEGIDRERQLPAGQGRAFGRNHVHEVFNESPTEHAVSVHAYYPPLPRIRRYSRTGDVLRLEHVERPEDWQ; encoded by the coding sequence ATGTCAGCGTCTGTCTCCAGCCCTGCCCCCGTGCCCTCCCCCTCCGGCTCCCGCGTGGCCCCGCCCACCTCGGCCGACCTCCTCCACTTCGTGCGCCGCACCGCCGCCGACGCCGACCTCGTCGCCTCGCTCCCCCTCGACCCCGAGGGCCGCACCTGGGTGCGCCTCGACGGGCCCGGCGGCAGCGAGGCCTGGCTGATCGGATGGCCGCCCGGCACCGGTACCGGCTGGCACGACCACGCCGAGTCGGTCGGCGCCTTCACCACCGCCTCCGGCGCCCTCAAGGAGCACTCCCTCGCCGCCCGGCTCCCCACCGACGGCTGGAAGACCCTGGAACTCACCGAGGGCATCGACCGCGAGCGGCAGCTGCCCGCCGGGCAAGGGCGGGCGTTCGGCCGCAACCACGTGCACGAGGTGTTCAACGAGTCCCCTACGGAGCACGCCGTCTCCGTGCACGCGTACTATCCGCCACTTCCACGGATCCGTCGCTACAGCCGCACCGGCGACGTGCTACGCCTTGAGCACGTCGAGCGTCCGGAGGACTGGCAGTGA
- a CDS encoding amino acid ABC transporter permease produces the protein MFDFLEGYDLWGAFWETVKLTGLSAVGSLIWGTVLAGMRVSPVPLMRGFGAVYVNVVRNIPLTIIIVFTSLGLNQTLGVTLGSEDFATINFRLAVLGLTAYTAAFVCEALRSGINTVPVGQAEAARALGLSFTQVLTLVVLPQAFRSVVAPLANVLIALTKNTTVAAAIGVAEAALLMKGMIENEAQTIAIAAVFAFGFICLTLPTGLILGWVSKKVAVKR, from the coding sequence GTGTTCGACTTTCTTGAAGGCTATGACCTGTGGGGGGCCTTCTGGGAGACGGTGAAGCTCACCGGACTCTCAGCGGTCGGCTCCCTGATATGGGGAACCGTGCTGGCGGGCATGCGCGTCAGCCCCGTACCCCTGATGCGCGGCTTCGGAGCCGTCTACGTCAACGTCGTGCGGAACATTCCGCTGACCATCATCATCGTGTTCACGTCGCTCGGCCTGAACCAGACGCTGGGCGTCACCCTGGGCTCCGAGGACTTCGCCACCATCAACTTCCGGCTCGCGGTGCTCGGTCTGACCGCCTACACCGCCGCCTTCGTCTGTGAGGCGCTGCGCTCGGGCATCAACACCGTGCCGGTGGGCCAGGCGGAGGCCGCCCGGGCCCTCGGGCTGAGCTTCACGCAGGTCCTCACCCTCGTCGTGCTCCCCCAGGCCTTCCGCTCGGTGGTGGCACCGCTCGCCAACGTCCTGATCGCGCTCACGAAGAACACCACCGTGGCCGCCGCGATCGGCGTCGCCGAGGCGGCCCTGCTGATGAAGGGCATGATCGAGAACGAGGCCCAGACGATCGCGATCGCCGCCGTCTTCGCGTTCGGCTTCATCTGCCTCACGCTGCCGACCGGCCTGATCCTCGGCTGGGTCAGCAAGAAAGTGGCGGTCAAGCGATGA
- a CDS encoding FtsX-like permease family protein produces the protein MMLRYALQTIRDRKGGFLGAFVALMCAAALITACGTLLETGLRGSIRPERYAAAPVLVSADQNVHRTIVKHKKGKTKVKHKAKPIAERAWLPRDVTRRLEGVPGVGKVIPELTFLAQPLAPGVKDPDRPAYGHAWASAALTPFRIVEGRAPRAATDLVVDRGLAERARLEPGDRLTVQSTSAPRTYRVTGIAAPEDGGSALTHQTALFFSDREAERLAAHPGRVTALGVLPADGTSVPTLTAAVEKALDGTTAQVSSGDSRGPVEFLDAAGARVKLVSMGGAMGGTSLLVAVLVVVGTFALSIQQRHRELALLRAIAASPKQLRKLLGREALLVGAAAGALGSLAGIPLGGLLYGKFVDEGVVPATLDRVVSVFPPLAAVAATLFGAWAAARVSARRIARIRPGEALAEAGVERTKLSWVRVVAGLLFLVGGAVLVFVLSLLRTEPASTPVTFLAVVVLASAVALLGPVVVRVSAAVLGRVLRLTGPAGRLAHANLRGNAARMAAAVTPLVLLVGMTCTVLFAQPTLTAAARDQARDGVRADWSLIAQGPGMPAVAARELRAAEGVEAVTEVVRTTVRVGLDKYPAQGVTPAGFTRTWDPDVTAGSLTSFGAGDIAVSELAADQLGLKPGSRLKLTLGDGTPATLTVRAVYARGLGFGDLTLAHDLVARHVDNPLAATVLVKSDRTKNQLAVALRKFPNVRVDSPDAVDRLQAERGQSSADVNLLAMGLVLAFTAIAVVNTLAMSVSERVKEFALLRLAGATRRQVRAMLRTEALSVLLIATALGSAIALAVLTAFSIGMTGSAAPVVLPLLYVAVVAVAALLALTATVVPGRTALKPSPVTVATAKE, from the coding sequence ATGATGCTGCGCTACGCACTGCAGACGATCCGCGACCGGAAGGGCGGATTCCTAGGGGCCTTCGTCGCGTTGATGTGCGCCGCCGCGCTCATCACCGCCTGCGGCACCCTCCTGGAGACGGGCCTGCGCGGCAGCATCCGCCCCGAGCGCTACGCCGCCGCTCCCGTACTGGTCTCGGCCGATCAGAACGTGCACCGGACCATCGTCAAGCACAAGAAGGGCAAGACGAAGGTCAAGCACAAGGCGAAGCCGATCGCCGAACGGGCCTGGCTGCCGCGCGACGTCACCAGACGGCTCGAAGGCGTGCCGGGCGTCGGCAAGGTGATACCCGAACTCACCTTCCTGGCGCAGCCGTTGGCGCCCGGCGTCAAGGACCCGGACCGTCCCGCGTACGGGCATGCCTGGGCCTCGGCCGCCCTCACGCCGTTCCGGATCGTCGAGGGCCGGGCCCCGCGGGCCGCGACGGACCTCGTCGTCGACCGCGGCCTCGCCGAGCGCGCCCGCCTCGAACCCGGCGACCGGCTCACCGTCCAGTCGACGAGCGCTCCGCGCACGTACCGCGTCACGGGCATCGCCGCCCCGGAGGACGGCGGGAGCGCCCTCACGCACCAGACCGCCCTGTTCTTCTCCGATCGTGAGGCCGAGCGGCTCGCCGCCCACCCCGGCCGGGTCACCGCCCTCGGTGTCCTGCCGGCCGACGGCACGTCCGTGCCGACGCTCACGGCAGCGGTCGAGAAGGCGCTCGACGGTACGACCGCGCAGGTCAGCAGCGGCGACAGCCGTGGCCCCGTCGAGTTCCTCGACGCGGCGGGCGCGCGGGTGAAGCTCGTCAGCATGGGCGGCGCGATGGGCGGTACGTCGCTGCTCGTCGCCGTCCTCGTGGTCGTCGGCACCTTCGCCCTGTCCATCCAGCAGCGCCACCGCGAACTCGCCCTGCTGCGGGCCATCGCCGCCAGCCCGAAGCAGCTCCGCAAGCTCCTCGGCCGCGAGGCGCTCCTCGTCGGGGCGGCCGCCGGAGCGCTCGGCTCGCTCGCGGGCATCCCGCTCGGCGGGCTGCTGTACGGGAAGTTCGTCGACGAGGGAGTGGTTCCGGCGACGCTCGACCGGGTCGTCAGCGTCTTCCCGCCGCTGGCGGCCGTCGCCGCGACGCTGTTCGGCGCCTGGGCGGCCGCGCGCGTCTCCGCCCGCCGCATCGCCCGCATCCGCCCCGGAGAGGCCCTGGCCGAGGCGGGCGTGGAGCGTACGAAGCTCTCCTGGGTGCGTGTCGTCGCCGGTCTGCTCTTCCTCGTGGGAGGCGCCGTCCTCGTCTTCGTCCTCAGTCTGCTGCGCACCGAGCCCGCGTCGACTCCCGTCACGTTCCTGGCCGTTGTGGTGCTCGCCTCGGCCGTCGCCCTGCTCGGCCCGGTCGTCGTCAGGGTGTCGGCCGCCGTCCTCGGCCGGGTGCTGCGGCTCACCGGCCCGGCCGGGCGGCTCGCGCACGCCAACCTCCGGGGGAACGCCGCCCGCATGGCCGCCGCCGTCACCCCGCTGGTCCTGCTCGTCGGCATGACGTGCACGGTGCTCTTCGCGCAGCCCACGCTCACCGCCGCCGCCCGTGACCAGGCGCGCGACGGCGTCCGGGCGGACTGGTCGCTCATCGCGCAAGGGCCCGGCATGCCGGCGGTGGCCGCGCGGGAGCTGCGGGCGGCCGAGGGCGTCGAAGCCGTGACCGAGGTCGTCCGCACCACCGTGCGCGTCGGGCTCGACAAGTACCCGGCGCAGGGCGTGACTCCGGCGGGCTTCACCCGCACCTGGGACCCGGACGTCACGGCGGGCTCGCTGACCTCCTTCGGCGCGGGTGACATCGCCGTCAGCGAACTCGCCGCCGACCAACTCGGCCTGAAGCCCGGCAGCCGCCTCAAGCTCACCCTCGGCGACGGCACACCGGCCACCCTGACGGTCAGGGCCGTCTACGCGCGCGGGCTCGGCTTCGGCGATCTGACCCTGGCGCACGATCTGGTCGCCCGCCACGTCGACAACCCGCTCGCCGCCACGGTCCTCGTCAAGAGCGACCGTACGAAGAATCAACTCGCGGTGGCCCTGCGGAAGTTCCCGAACGTGCGGGTGGATTCCCCGGACGCCGTCGACCGCCTCCAGGCCGAGCGCGGCCAGTCGAGCGCCGACGTCAACCTCCTCGCCATGGGGCTCGTGCTGGCCTTCACCGCGATCGCCGTCGTCAACACGCTCGCGATGTCGGTGTCGGAGCGGGTCAAGGAGTTCGCGCTGCTGCGTCTCGCGGGCGCCACGCGCCGCCAGGTCCGGGCGATGCTGCGCACCGAGGCGCTGTCGGTCCTGCTCATCGCGACCGCTCTGGGCAGCGCCATCGCCCTCGCCGTCCTGACCGCGTTCAGCATCGGCATGACCGGTTCCGCCGCCCCCGTCGTCCTGCCGCTGCTGTACGTCGCCGTGGTCGCCGTGGCGGCTCTGCTCGCCCTGACGGCGACGGTGGTGCCCGGCCGCACCGCCCTGAAGCCGTCTCCGGTCACGGTGGCGACGGCCAAGGAGTAA
- a CDS encoding FAD-dependent monooxygenase, whose translation MDPVIVVGAGPVGLTLALALARHSVPTVVLDEGPGKDEQRPARTVVLREDTAALVERLSGGSFGGSDAGARWSGWRSMRRKQVMRQLTFSDEMPSPLHVPQHVLTGALRDAITDERLVKIAVESKLDTLEQDSSGLTAHTRGPKDTWWRGSYLVGCDGPRSTVRKLLDIRFPGRTAVERHAVAALRTELPWPGEALLHRSPPWPGGGPEVTARPLAGGIWRIDWLLPPRGDLVTPDALVARIRETLSGWCGATPPYDLLDTGVHTVHHRLARRWRVGRCFLAGDAAHLLGALGTQGLDESLRDADNLAWKLALAWHHGPTGALLDSYQTERRAAVAARLRAADQSLPLLRGGGGLRSYVPGAARGQDALLTDGHVGRGQLGAPGAYTDSPLSPGSSDSTVLVATEPGAPVVDVGVTAPDGAVVRLRDRLGLSQLLVVLVAPGTVVWDRRHWMKAGIMPRLAAAVTALPCPAELLVAESYPGAAAHTVLLVRPDGHLVAALNGVRPAELYAAAEAALGKAVREAPEKARTKGGGAPGGRPGSGPKDADAAHGKPGSEPREGRAADGKPSTGSNGDGTARETPGTDAQGGRPAGGKPDAGPSSEPKRPSP comes from the coding sequence GTGGACCCGGTGATCGTCGTCGGCGCGGGCCCCGTGGGGCTCACGCTCGCCCTGGCCCTCGCGCGTCACTCGGTTCCCACGGTGGTCCTGGACGAGGGGCCCGGCAAGGACGAGCAGCGCCCCGCGCGGACCGTCGTCCTGCGGGAGGACACGGCGGCGCTCGTGGAGCGCCTCTCCGGGGGTTCCTTCGGAGGCTCGGACGCGGGGGCACGCTGGAGCGGCTGGCGGTCGATGCGGCGCAAGCAGGTGATGCGGCAGCTCACGTTCAGTGACGAGATGCCCTCCCCGTTGCACGTGCCGCAGCACGTGCTGACCGGCGCCCTGCGGGACGCGATCACCGACGAGCGGCTCGTGAAGATCGCGGTGGAGAGCAAGCTGGACACCCTGGAGCAGGACTCCTCGGGGCTCACGGCCCACACACGCGGGCCCAAGGACACCTGGTGGCGTGGCAGCTATCTGGTCGGCTGCGACGGGCCCCGGTCGACCGTCCGCAAGCTGCTCGACATCCGCTTCCCGGGGCGCACGGCGGTCGAGCGGCACGCGGTCGCCGCCCTGCGGACGGAACTTCCCTGGCCCGGCGAGGCGTTGTTGCACCGGAGCCCGCCGTGGCCCGGCGGAGGACCCGAGGTGACGGCGCGCCCGCTGGCGGGCGGCATCTGGCGGATCGACTGGCTGCTGCCGCCGCGCGGCGACCTGGTGACACCCGACGCCCTCGTCGCCCGCATCCGGGAGACCCTCTCGGGCTGGTGCGGCGCCACCCCGCCGTACGACCTCCTCGACACCGGCGTCCACACGGTCCACCACCGGCTCGCCCGCCGGTGGCGGGTCGGGCGCTGCTTCCTGGCCGGGGACGCCGCCCATCTGCTCGGGGCGCTCGGCACCCAGGGCCTGGACGAGAGCCTTCGGGACGCGGACAACCTCGCCTGGAAGCTGGCGCTGGCCTGGCACCACGGCCCGACCGGCGCACTGCTCGACAGCTATCAGACCGAGCGGCGCGCCGCCGTGGCCGCGCGCCTGCGTGCCGCCGACCAGTCGCTGCCCCTGCTCCGGGGCGGCGGCGGGCTGCGCTCCTATGTGCCGGGGGCCGCGCGCGGCCAGGACGCGCTGCTCACGGACGGCCATGTGGGGCGCGGCCAGCTGGGCGCGCCGGGGGCGTACACCGACTCACCCCTGTCCCCCGGAAGTTCGGACTCCACGGTGCTCGTGGCCACGGAGCCGGGCGCTCCGGTCGTCGACGTGGGCGTCACGGCTCCGGACGGGGCGGTCGTACGGCTGCGGGACCGCCTCGGCCTCAGCCAGCTCCTGGTGGTGCTCGTGGCGCCGGGGACGGTCGTGTGGGACCGGCGGCACTGGATGAAGGCCGGGATCATGCCCCGCCTCGCCGCCGCGGTGACCGCGCTGCCGTGCCCGGCCGAGCTCCTCGTCGCGGAGAGCTACCCCGGCGCCGCGGCGCACACGGTCCTGCTCGTGCGCCCCGACGGGCATCTGGTCGCCGCGCTCAACGGCGTACGCCCCGCGGAACTGTACGCGGCCGCCGAGGCGGCACTGGGCAAGGCGGTGCGGGAGGCCCCGGAGAAGGCACGTACAAAGGGCGGCGGAGCGCCCGGGGGGAGGCCCGGCAGCGGTCCGAAGGACGCCGACGCTGCCCACGGGAAGCCCGGCAGCGAGCCGCGCGAGGGCCGAGCAGCCGACGGAAAGCCCAGCACCGGGTCGAACGGCGACGGAACGGCCCGCGAGACGCCCGGCACCGACGCGCAGGGCGGGCGCCCAGCCGGCGGGAAGCCCGACGCCGGACCGTCGAGCGAGCCGAAAAGGCCATCCCCGTAG
- a CDS encoding amino acid ABC transporter permease: MNSVLYDAPGPRAKQRNIIYSVIFVIAVGLVGWWVYSALSDKGQLDWEKWKPFFTDSRAWTTYIWPGLENTLKAAAYSMVIALPLGAVLGIARLSDHLWVRIVAGTIVEFFRAIPVLILMLFANEAFSKYSDVSSDDRPMYAVVTGLVLYNASVLAEIVRAGILALPKGQSEAAKAIGLRKGQTMRSVLLPQSVTAMLPAIVSQIVVIVKDTALGGAMLTFSELLSTVSTMSGYYGANVIASFTVVAVIYIVLNFILTTFASWLERRLRRGKKSTGAMVDPAAVAGTAATGAGGGGGGIGGAV; the protein is encoded by the coding sequence ATGAACTCCGTTCTCTACGACGCCCCGGGCCCCCGCGCCAAGCAGCGCAACATCATCTACTCGGTGATCTTCGTGATCGCCGTCGGCCTGGTGGGCTGGTGGGTCTACAGCGCCCTCTCCGACAAGGGCCAGCTCGACTGGGAGAAGTGGAAGCCCTTCTTCACGGACAGCAGGGCCTGGACGACGTACATCTGGCCCGGCCTGGAGAACACGCTCAAGGCGGCCGCGTACTCCATGGTCATCGCGCTGCCCCTGGGAGCCGTCCTCGGCATCGCGCGACTCTCGGACCACCTGTGGGTGCGCATCGTGGCCGGCACGATCGTGGAGTTCTTCCGCGCGATCCCGGTCCTGATCCTGATGCTGTTCGCCAACGAGGCCTTCTCCAAGTACAGCGACGTCTCTTCCGATGACCGTCCCATGTACGCGGTCGTGACGGGTCTCGTCCTGTACAACGCCTCCGTGCTCGCGGAGATCGTACGGGCGGGCATCCTGGCGCTGCCCAAGGGCCAGAGCGAGGCGGCCAAGGCCATCGGCCTGCGCAAGGGCCAGACCATGCGGTCCGTGCTCCTGCCGCAGTCGGTCACGGCGATGCTGCCCGCGATCGTCAGCCAGATCGTGGTCATCGTGAAGGACACCGCGCTCGGCGGTGCCATGCTCACGTTCTCCGAGCTCCTGTCGACCGTCAGCACGATGAGCGGCTACTACGGAGCCAACGTCATCGCCAGCTTCACGGTCGTCGCGGTGATCTACATCGTGCTGAACTTCATCCTGACGACGTTCGCGAGCTGGCTGGAGCGGCGCCTGCGGCGGGGCAAGAAGTCCACCGGCGCGATGGTCGATCCGGCGGCCGTGGCGGGAACGGCCGCGACGGGCGCGGGCGGCGGTGGGGGCGGCATCGGCGGCGCCGTCTGA
- a CDS encoding putative leader peptide, producing the protein MTDTAVRLWRRVHMDLVRYAGCVCQPSC; encoded by the coding sequence ATGACCGACACCGCTGTCCGCTTGTGGCGGAGGGTCCACATGGACCTCGTCCGCTATGCGGGCTGCGTGTGTCAGCCGTCCTGCTGA
- a CDS encoding glutamate ABC transporter substrate-binding protein has translation MKVRKVTAAASVLLALSLTATACGGDDDKDEKGSGGGGKITIGIKFDQPGLGQKTPDGKYEGFDVDVATYVAKKLGHKADDIEWKEAKSADRETMLQRGDVDFIAATYSITPEREEKVDFAGPYLLAHQDVLVRADDKSIKSPKDLNSKKLCSVTGSTSAQNVKEKLAPKAQLQNYGAYSQCLTGLQSKAIDALTTDDSILAGYAAQKNFQGKFKLGGFKMTNENYGIGVKKGSDLKKKINDALTEMVKDGSWEKAVKDNFGPASYKNEPAPKIGDIVK, from the coding sequence ATGAAGGTTCGCAAGGTCACCGCGGCAGCCTCCGTTCTGCTCGCGCTCTCCCTCACGGCCACCGCTTGTGGCGGTGACGACGACAAGGACGAGAAGGGCTCCGGCGGGGGCGGCAAGATCACCATCGGGATCAAGTTCGACCAGCCCGGCCTCGGCCAGAAGACGCCGGACGGCAAGTACGAGGGCTTCGACGTCGATGTCGCCACCTACGTGGCGAAGAAGCTCGGCCACAAGGCCGACGACATCGAGTGGAAGGAAGCCAAGAGCGCCGACCGCGAGACGATGCTCCAGCGCGGTGACGTCGACTTCATCGCGGCGACCTACTCGATCACTCCGGAGCGCGAGGAGAAGGTCGACTTCGCCGGCCCGTACCTGCTCGCCCACCAGGACGTCCTGGTCCGCGCCGACGACAAGTCGATCAAGTCGCCGAAGGACCTGAACAGCAAGAAGCTCTGCTCGGTGACCGGTTCGACCTCGGCGCAGAACGTCAAGGAGAAGCTGGCGCCCAAGGCCCAGCTCCAGAACTACGGCGCGTACTCCCAGTGCCTGACCGGCCTGCAGAGCAAGGCCATCGACGCGCTCACCACCGACGACTCGATCCTCGCCGGTTACGCCGCGCAGAAGAACTTCCAGGGCAAGTTCAAGCTCGGCGGCTTCAAGATGACCAACGAGAACTACGGGATCGGCGTCAAGAAGGGCTCCGACCTCAAGAAGAAGATCAACGACGCGCTGACCGAGATGGTCAAGGACGGGTCGTGGGAGAAGGCCGTGAAGGACAACTTCGGCCCGGCCAGCTACAAGAACGAGCCCGCCCCGAAGATCGGCGACATCGTCAAGTAA